The Apium graveolens cultivar Ventura chromosome 11, ASM990537v1, whole genome shotgun sequence genome has a window encoding:
- the LOC141695603 gene encoding uncharacterized protein LOC141695603 — protein MIEYDLKFDFLTTNNEAEYEALIPGLGLDRIVRTKNLKICGDSRLVVTQVNEDFEAKDDAMSKYLRVVKGILTQFDEWYAEHVPRDENTTVDALSKFASSEIEKYPRNNGQQFNNEEFKEYGNDNNIELIFTLVSHPQDSGKVEVANRTILDGLKKRVERSRNTWVDELLYILWAYRITCKVTREATPFMLAYRVEEVVPLEITHESSMVEEFEPETNEEGMRLALKLIDEQEDLVLRKIEACGVGEKGKLALNWEGPYKVKKTLGRGFYKLKTLGGDEVPRT, from the exons ATGATCGAATATGATTTGAAGTTCGACTTCCTAACTACCAATAATGAAGCAGAGTATGAGGCTTTGATACCCGGGTTAGGCTTGGATAGAATTGTGAGAACAAAGAATCTTAAAATCTGTGGAGACTCAAGGCTCGTTGTTACCCAAGTTAATGAGGACTTTGAGGCCAAAGATGATGCCATGTCCAAGTACCTAAGGGTCGTGAAAGGAATACTAACTCAATTTGATGAATGGTATGCAGAACATGTTCCGAGAGATGAGAACACTACGGTCGATGCCCTTTCCAAGTTCGCCTCATCTGAAATCGAGAAATATCCAAGAA ATAATGGGCAACAGTTCAACAATGAAGAGTTTAAGGAGTATGGTAATGACAACAATATAGAACTCATATTCACCTTAGTTTCCCATCCCCAAGATAGTGGGAAGGTAGAGGTCGCTAACCGGAccatccttgatggacttaagaagaGGGTTGAACGCTCAAGAAACACTTGGGTGGATGAATTGTTATATATACTCTGGGCATATCGTATTACCTGCAAAGTTACACGTGAAGCTACCCCATTCATGTTGGCCTACAGAGTCGAGGAAGTGGTGCCCCTTGAGATCACCCATGAATCATCGATGGTTGAAGAATTTGAACCTGAAACAAatgaagaaggcatgaggctcgctctcaaactaattgatgaa CAAGAAGACTTGGTTTTGAGGAAGATTGAGGCATGCGGAGTTGGCGAGAAAGGGAAGCTAGCTCTGAATTGGGAAGGACCTTACAAGGTCAAAAAGACTCTAGGACGAGGATTCTACAAGTTGAAAACTTTGGGTGGAGATGAGGTCCCACGAACCTGA